Proteins found in one Quercus robur chromosome 2, dhQueRobu3.1, whole genome shotgun sequence genomic segment:
- the LOC126714983 gene encoding senescence-associated carboxylesterase 101-like isoform X2: MSQIHLFSSGLELANLVVSSGVLYHSWAAVRDLYSEINQNEQQSLSVRYKVSQQPNSTTIAFFTWPACSKDYIIQGGGGEDLVSSSTLKESFPLFEFLCTKTNPQFSINKAALELFASIRDSLPSLKSQIDSKPVIITGNSLGGSVASLFTLWLLDKINLSSTKTRPLCITFGSPLVGDDGLQEAISKYPTWNSCFLHVVSDQDPIPRVLISPHNPIDSIYKPFGTFLLHSELGCACFEDSQSILDLLTATYLEGPENQNPNQVLEFYEALVQHLNHKVICKDTTQLVKRNTKSFEAGIITQLEAIGLVRAQQQQRNNGIDNLITRTERQEKKLVILKRHVFDPSKKLNDIKINMAYLEWYKKHFKDKGIGYYDSYKNSGNLSDLNVVRYKKILTCYWEEMVDEAEKKPQKEGASFRTGWLFAGTNYRRMCEPLDIAEYYNKGLKDYINQGRPKHYKQLEQWLKEIEKPASNPSQLKKQNVASSLTEDSCFWAHVEEARISCELLSSRESSIEEKESSKHNLVEFENYVLSLMKNYAVSPEIFLPRSSFMLWWKEYEEIIRKGIMGAAYYSPLTDVMKSRSYQNYATGGLEIP; encoded by the exons ATGAGCCAAATTCACTT ATTTAGCAGCGGGTTAGAGTTGGCAAATTTGGTGGTCAGCTCTGGTGTCCTGTACCATTCTTGGGCTGCAGTTCGGGACCTGTACAGTGAAATCAATCAAAATGAACAGCAATCTTTGTCAGTAAGATACAAagtttctcagcaaccaaacagtaCCACCATAGCTTTCTTTACTTGGCCTGCTTGTTCCAAAGACTATATTATTCAGGGTGGAGGAGGAGAGGATTTGGTTTCATCATCAACTCTAAAGGagtcttttcctctctttgaaTTCCTGTGCACCAAAACCAACCCACAATTCTCCATTAACAAAGCTGCACTTGAGCTTTTTGCCTCCATCCGTGATAGTCTCCCCTCCTTGAAATCTCAG ATTGATTCCAAACCAGTAATTATTACTGGAAACTCTCTGGGAGGATCTGTTGCCTCTCTATTCACCTTATGGCTACTAGATAAAATCAATTTATCAAGCACCAAAACACGCCCACTTTGCATCACTTTTGGTTCACCCCTTGTAGGTGATGATGGGCTGCAAGAAGCCATATCAAAATATCCAACATGGAACTCTTGCTTTTTGCATGTAGTTTCTGATCAGGATCCAATTCCCAGAGTCTTAATTTCACCCCACAATCCCATTGACTCAATTTACAAGCCTTTTGGTACATTTCTCTTGCATTCGGAATTGGGCTGTGCTTGTTTTGAGGATTCTCAATCCATTTTGGACTTGTTGACAGCAACCTACCTAGAGGGTCCAGAAAATCAAAATCCTAATCAAGTTTTGGAGTTCTATGAAGCACTTGTCCAACATCTCAACCATAAGGTAATTTGTAAGGATACTACACAATTGGTTAAAAGGAATACAAAATCATTTGAGGCAGGCATCATTACACAACTAGAAGCAATTGGACTGGTGCGGGCCCAG CAACAACAGAGGAACAATGGCATCGACAATCTGATTACAAGGACAGAAAGACAGGAAAAGAAGTTGGTAATCCTGAAGAGGCACGTTTTTGATCCTTCCAAGAAGTTGaatgacataaaaataaatatggcCTACTTGGAATGGTACAAGAAACATTTTAAGGATAAGGGAATTGGATACTATGATAGCTACAAGAATTCAGGCAATTTAAGTGATCTTAATGTGGTAAGGTATAAGAAAATCCTCACTTGTTACTGGGAAGAAATGGTTGATGAAGCAGAGAAAAAGCCCCAGAAGGAAGGTGCCTCCTTTCGTACCGGATGGCTCTTTGCGGGAACAAATTACCGAAGGATGTGTGAACCATTGGACATAGCGGAATACTACAATAAGGGTCTAAAAGACTACATAAACCAAGGAAGGCCGAAACATTACAAACAATTGGAGCAATGGCTTAAAGAAATAGAGAAACCTGCAAGCAATCCAAGTCAGTTGAAGAAGCAAAATGTGGCTTCTAGTCTAACAGAGGATTCTTGCTTTTGGGCACATGTTGAGGAGGCTCGAATTTCATGCGAATTGTTGAGTAGCAGAGAATCAAGTATTGAGGAGAAAGAATCATCAAAGCACAACCTGGTTGAGTTTGAAAACTATGTTTTGAGTTTGATGAAAAACTATGCAGTATCACCTGAGATTTTCTTGCCGCGGAGTAGCTTCATGCTGTGGTGGAAAGAGTATGAGGAAATCATTAGAAAAGGAATTATGGGAGCTGCTTATTATTCACCTCTCACTGACGTAATGAAGAGTCGCAGTTACCAAAACTATGCTACTGGCGGCCTAGAGATTCCCTGA
- the LOC126714983 gene encoding senescence-associated carboxylesterase 101-like isoform X1 — protein sequence MSQIHLFSSGLELANLVVSSGVLYHSWAAVRDLYSEINQNEQQSLSVRYKVSQQPNSTTIAFFTWPACSKDYIIQGGGGEDLVSSSTLKESFPLFEFLCTKTNPQFSINKAALELFASIRDSLPSLKSQIDSKPVIITGNSLGGSVASLFTLWLLDKINLSSTKTRPLCITFGSPLVGDDGLQEAISKYPTWNSCFLHVVSDQDPIPRVLISPHNPIDSIYKPFGTFLLHSELGCACFEDSQSILDLLTATYLEGPENQNPNQVLEFYEALVQHLNHKVICKDTTQLVKRNTKSFEAGIITQLEAIGLVRAQSLQQQQRNNGIDNLITRTERQEKKLVILKRHVFDPSKKLNDIKINMAYLEWYKKHFKDKGIGYYDSYKNSGNLSDLNVVRYKKILTCYWEEMVDEAEKKPQKEGASFRTGWLFAGTNYRRMCEPLDIAEYYNKGLKDYINQGRPKHYKQLEQWLKEIEKPASNPSQLKKQNVASSLTEDSCFWAHVEEARISCELLSSRESSIEEKESSKHNLVEFENYVLSLMKNYAVSPEIFLPRSSFMLWWKEYEEIIRKGIMGAAYYSPLTDVMKSRSYQNYATGGLEIP from the exons ATGAGCCAAATTCACTT ATTTAGCAGCGGGTTAGAGTTGGCAAATTTGGTGGTCAGCTCTGGTGTCCTGTACCATTCTTGGGCTGCAGTTCGGGACCTGTACAGTGAAATCAATCAAAATGAACAGCAATCTTTGTCAGTAAGATACAAagtttctcagcaaccaaacagtaCCACCATAGCTTTCTTTACTTGGCCTGCTTGTTCCAAAGACTATATTATTCAGGGTGGAGGAGGAGAGGATTTGGTTTCATCATCAACTCTAAAGGagtcttttcctctctttgaaTTCCTGTGCACCAAAACCAACCCACAATTCTCCATTAACAAAGCTGCACTTGAGCTTTTTGCCTCCATCCGTGATAGTCTCCCCTCCTTGAAATCTCAG ATTGATTCCAAACCAGTAATTATTACTGGAAACTCTCTGGGAGGATCTGTTGCCTCTCTATTCACCTTATGGCTACTAGATAAAATCAATTTATCAAGCACCAAAACACGCCCACTTTGCATCACTTTTGGTTCACCCCTTGTAGGTGATGATGGGCTGCAAGAAGCCATATCAAAATATCCAACATGGAACTCTTGCTTTTTGCATGTAGTTTCTGATCAGGATCCAATTCCCAGAGTCTTAATTTCACCCCACAATCCCATTGACTCAATTTACAAGCCTTTTGGTACATTTCTCTTGCATTCGGAATTGGGCTGTGCTTGTTTTGAGGATTCTCAATCCATTTTGGACTTGTTGACAGCAACCTACCTAGAGGGTCCAGAAAATCAAAATCCTAATCAAGTTTTGGAGTTCTATGAAGCACTTGTCCAACATCTCAACCATAAGGTAATTTGTAAGGATACTACACAATTGGTTAAAAGGAATACAAAATCATTTGAGGCAGGCATCATTACACAACTAGAAGCAATTGGACTGGTGCGGGCCCAG TCATTGCAGCAACAACAGAGGAACAATGGCATCGACAATCTGATTACAAGGACAGAAAGACAGGAAAAGAAGTTGGTAATCCTGAAGAGGCACGTTTTTGATCCTTCCAAGAAGTTGaatgacataaaaataaatatggcCTACTTGGAATGGTACAAGAAACATTTTAAGGATAAGGGAATTGGATACTATGATAGCTACAAGAATTCAGGCAATTTAAGTGATCTTAATGTGGTAAGGTATAAGAAAATCCTCACTTGTTACTGGGAAGAAATGGTTGATGAAGCAGAGAAAAAGCCCCAGAAGGAAGGTGCCTCCTTTCGTACCGGATGGCTCTTTGCGGGAACAAATTACCGAAGGATGTGTGAACCATTGGACATAGCGGAATACTACAATAAGGGTCTAAAAGACTACATAAACCAAGGAAGGCCGAAACATTACAAACAATTGGAGCAATGGCTTAAAGAAATAGAGAAACCTGCAAGCAATCCAAGTCAGTTGAAGAAGCAAAATGTGGCTTCTAGTCTAACAGAGGATTCTTGCTTTTGGGCACATGTTGAGGAGGCTCGAATTTCATGCGAATTGTTGAGTAGCAGAGAATCAAGTATTGAGGAGAAAGAATCATCAAAGCACAACCTGGTTGAGTTTGAAAACTATGTTTTGAGTTTGATGAAAAACTATGCAGTATCACCTGAGATTTTCTTGCCGCGGAGTAGCTTCATGCTGTGGTGGAAAGAGTATGAGGAAATCATTAGAAAAGGAATTATGGGAGCTGCTTATTATTCACCTCTCACTGACGTAATGAAGAGTCGCAGTTACCAAAACTATGCTACTGGCGGCCTAGAGATTCCCTGA